Proteins from one Planctomyces sp. SH-PL62 genomic window:
- a CDS encoding HEAT repeat domain-containing protein encodes MTSPIPPDEQGARTPASDSPRELPDLPPVELPSASFVVQLFLIPAAVVVAVVAVWLLFGKLAGGGRDALDYVREIRSGSGSWRSAYELATLLGNDPALASDPRLLGELTEMLDAELAGAEDPELARYLTLALGTFQSLDARLADGRAVDPLATLSTALDARFGIPIRLAAAASLARHAARLDGRFDDARAVAALAGAAAAPDSPELRRLAVFGLGFCAGEAASDALKVRVESDADRFVRYNAAVALARRGDPAATAPLREMLATTELERPLETPDEPDSSRLVETIQLQALEAIIAAATIDPFHRLQPEVEALTRSGSAAVRIRAAEVLQKLQASPRL; translated from the coding sequence ATGACCTCTCCAATCCCGCCCGACGAACAGGGCGCGCGGACGCCCGCCTCCGACTCCCCTCGTGAGCTGCCGGACCTTCCGCCGGTCGAGCTTCCCTCGGCGAGCTTCGTCGTGCAGCTGTTCCTGATCCCCGCCGCGGTGGTGGTGGCGGTGGTCGCGGTCTGGCTGCTGTTCGGCAAACTCGCGGGCGGCGGACGGGATGCGCTCGATTACGTCCGGGAGATTCGTTCCGGCTCCGGGAGCTGGCGGTCGGCCTACGAGCTGGCGACGCTGCTCGGGAACGATCCCGCGCTGGCGAGCGACCCGAGGCTGCTGGGCGAACTGACGGAGATGCTCGACGCCGAGCTCGCCGGCGCGGAGGACCCGGAACTGGCCCGCTACCTGACGTTGGCGCTGGGGACGTTCCAGTCCCTCGACGCGAGGCTCGCCGACGGCCGCGCCGTCGATCCCCTGGCGACGCTCTCCACCGCGCTCGACGCCCGGTTCGGGATTCCGATCCGTCTGGCCGCCGCGGCGAGCCTGGCCCGGCACGCCGCCAGGCTGGATGGCCGGTTCGACGACGCTCGCGCGGTCGCCGCGCTGGCCGGGGCGGCGGCGGCCCCGGACTCGCCCGAACTTCGACGTCTCGCCGTCTTCGGGCTGGGCTTCTGCGCCGGCGAGGCCGCGTCGGACGCCCTGAAAGTTCGGGTCGAGAGCGACGCCGACCGCTTCGTCCGCTATAACGCCGCGGTCGCGCTGGCGAGGCGGGGCGACCCCGCCGCGACGGCCCCCCTCCGCGAGATGCTCGCGACGACCGAACTGGAACGGCCCCTCGAAACGCCCGACGAACCGGACTCGTCCCGACTCGTCGAGACGATCCAGCTCCAGGCTCTCGAAGCGATCATCGCGGCGGCCACGATCGATCCCTTCCATCGACTCCAGCCCGAGGTGGAAGCCCTCACGCGATCGGGCTCGGCGGCCGTCCGCATAAGGGCTGCGGAAGTCTTGCAAAAACTACAAGCAAGCCCCCGCCTGTAA
- a CDS encoding metallophosphoesterase, which produces MSGSAAASHPHEGWLLTPEGAAIRPDEATAVIADVHLGYEWARGSAGDCIPAHSFDETRERLDRMLARGAVRRLIVAGDLVESSRPCARTAADVARLGSWLNARGVELLVTLGNHDRGLAAFPRPPATALTATVADWTIQHGDRPTVGDRAVIGHHHPVLRASGFASPCFVVGPSLIVLPAFSGNAAGLDVATAATPAAWGASGLRCLVAAGESLLDFGPIETLAARLRPSAARLD; this is translated from the coding sequence GTGAGCGGTTCGGCTGCGGCCAGCCACCCACACGAGGGCTGGCTCCTGACGCCCGAGGGGGCGGCGATCCGGCCCGACGAGGCGACCGCCGTCATCGCCGACGTCCATCTGGGCTACGAGTGGGCGCGCGGGTCGGCCGGAGACTGCATCCCCGCGCATTCGTTCGACGAGACCCGCGAGCGGCTCGATCGGATGCTCGCTCGCGGTGCGGTGCGGCGACTGATCGTCGCCGGCGATCTCGTCGAATCCTCGCGTCCCTGCGCGCGGACGGCCGCCGACGTCGCGCGTCTCGGCTCGTGGCTCAACGCGCGAGGCGTGGAGCTTCTCGTTACGCTGGGGAATCACGACCGGGGACTGGCCGCGTTTCCCAGGCCACCCGCGACGGCCCTCACCGCGACCGTCGCCGACTGGACGATCCAGCACGGCGACCGGCCGACGGTCGGCGATCGGGCCGTGATCGGCCATCATCATCCGGTGCTCCGCGCGTCGGGATTCGCCTCTCCCTGCTTCGTCGTCGGCCCGAGTCTCATCGTCCTGCCCGCGTTCTCGGGCAACGCCGCCGGGCTCGACGTCGCGACGGCGGCGACGCCCGCCGCGTGGGGCGCCTCGGGGCTCCGCTGCCTCGTCGCGGCCGGCGAGAGCTTGCTCGATTTCGGTCCGATCGAGACCCTCGCGGCCCGCCTTCGCCCCTCGGCCGCGAGGCTGGATTGA
- a CDS encoding DEAD/DEAH box helicase, with product MTWTEVEVTPGYTMIDGKDDAGEALGLLGDPLRSWFADAFPAGPTPAQRLAWPAIASGENVLLISPTGTGKTLAGFLAIVDRLLREHQADTLSRRLRCVYISPLRSLGYDVEKNLAIPLDGVGRLLGLEKCPIRVGVRTGDTSAYERRRLRDSPPHILITTPESLSLLLSQSGWRDHWAGVSHVVVDEVHALAATKRGADLAISLERLAEATGADPARVGLSATCRPPDPVARFLVGPSRTCRVVEAPRPAGSQALEIAVESLLRPGEGPHRGLTYRRLLRRIRKAVSANRTTVVFANSRPMTEKIAHDLRNAPPGRGETGRAFDGETEVAVHHSALDAARRREVEERLKAGRLRAVVTSTSLELGVDVGTADLTVQVGLPGGVARCVQRIGRSGHHVGGRSRGLILAATAAEVAAGAVTARAARAGAIEPLKPIASPLDVVCQQLIGMACAGETSVDAAYELLRKAGPTADLGRDDFLACLEFLAGELSSPSGASEPEPGATPRWTAPRIWKRNGWFGVRSRRVQRWFWSNVGTINAEESATVIAEATPIGTVEGAYAERLSAGDRFVLDGRTLEFRRLEGLVVHARLVGGEPGALPVWHSDRQSLSTELAADLATFRAEASRRSTCDGPSALREWLAEALELDARAAEVVAELIEAQDRWSETPGVDTLLVEESPTLLEPGWTYAFHAPLNRSAAEALGRAVAARLGRRFGRDAAFQAADLGWTIRLPDDVRIGEADLAEIATLDDLADDVLEGVDRGELAARRFRHVAATALMVLRNPEPGKRVRVGGMNWVYSRLYPLVKAACPNHPLLRETRREILHEVLDVPAAARWLETRPTLRLRRLAAASPFATAWIAPGGDESLRYDSPADALRRLHARMTAAAGGGS from the coding sequence ATGACCTGGACGGAAGTCGAGGTCACTCCGGGGTACACCATGATCGACGGCAAGGATGACGCCGGAGAGGCCCTGGGGTTGCTCGGCGACCCATTGCGAAGCTGGTTCGCCGACGCCTTCCCCGCCGGGCCGACCCCCGCGCAGAGGCTCGCCTGGCCGGCGATCGCCTCGGGCGAGAACGTGCTGCTGATCTCACCGACCGGGACCGGCAAGACACTTGCCGGCTTCCTCGCGATCGTCGATCGGCTCCTGCGCGAGCACCAGGCGGACACGCTCTCGCGCCGTCTCCGATGCGTCTACATCTCGCCGCTGCGGAGCCTCGGCTACGACGTCGAGAAGAACCTGGCGATCCCCCTGGACGGCGTCGGGCGACTGCTGGGTCTGGAGAAATGTCCGATCCGGGTCGGAGTTCGCACGGGAGACACTTCGGCCTATGAACGGCGGCGACTTCGGGACTCCCCCCCGCACATCCTCATCACCACCCCCGAGAGCCTGTCGCTGCTCCTGAGTCAGTCCGGCTGGCGCGACCACTGGGCCGGCGTCTCGCACGTCGTCGTGGACGAGGTCCACGCGCTGGCCGCGACCAAGCGCGGGGCCGACCTGGCGATCTCGCTGGAGCGGCTGGCCGAAGCGACGGGGGCCGATCCCGCGCGGGTCGGGCTCTCGGCCACTTGCCGCCCCCCCGATCCGGTCGCCCGCTTCCTGGTGGGGCCGTCGCGGACCTGCCGGGTGGTCGAGGCCCCGCGCCCGGCCGGCTCGCAAGCCCTGGAGATCGCGGTCGAGTCGCTGCTCCGTCCCGGCGAGGGGCCGCACCGAGGGTTGACCTATCGTCGGCTGCTCCGGCGGATTCGCAAGGCCGTGTCCGCCAACCGGACCACGGTCGTCTTCGCCAACAGTCGGCCGATGACCGAGAAGATCGCGCACGACCTGCGCAACGCACCTCCGGGACGTGGCGAGACGGGCCGGGCGTTCGACGGCGAGACCGAGGTCGCCGTCCACCACTCGGCGCTCGACGCGGCGCGTCGGCGCGAGGTCGAGGAGCGGCTCAAGGCGGGCAGGCTCCGGGCCGTCGTCACCAGCACGAGCCTGGAGCTGGGCGTGGACGTCGGCACGGCCGATCTGACGGTCCAGGTCGGCCTCCCCGGCGGCGTCGCGCGTTGCGTCCAGCGAATCGGCCGGTCGGGGCATCACGTCGGCGGCCGGTCGCGGGGCCTGATCCTGGCGGCTACCGCCGCCGAGGTCGCCGCGGGAGCCGTCACGGCCCGGGCCGCTCGGGCCGGTGCGATCGAGCCCTTGAAGCCGATCGCCTCGCCGCTCGACGTCGTTTGCCAGCAACTCATCGGCATGGCCTGCGCGGGCGAGACCTCCGTCGACGCAGCCTATGAACTGTTGCGAAAGGCCGGGCCGACGGCCGACCTCGGCCGCGATGATTTCCTCGCTTGCCTCGAATTCCTCGCCGGCGAATTGTCCTCGCCGTCGGGGGCTTCCGAGCCCGAGCCCGGCGCGACCCCGCGATGGACCGCGCCGAGGATCTGGAAGCGAAACGGCTGGTTCGGAGTCCGCAGCCGCCGCGTCCAGCGCTGGTTCTGGAGCAACGTGGGGACGATCAACGCCGAGGAATCGGCGACCGTCATCGCCGAAGCGACCCCCATCGGGACCGTCGAGGGGGCCTACGCCGAGCGGCTCTCCGCCGGGGATCGCTTCGTGCTCGACGGCCGCACGCTGGAGTTCCGCCGCCTCGAAGGGCTGGTGGTCCACGCCAGGCTCGTCGGCGGCGAGCCCGGCGCGCTGCCGGTCTGGCACAGCGACCGCCAGTCCCTGTCGACCGAGCTGGCCGCGGATCTGGCGACCTTCCGCGCCGAGGCCTCGCGTCGATCGACCTGCGACGGCCCTTCCGCCCTCCGCGAATGGCTGGCCGAGGCGCTCGAACTCGACGCCCGCGCCGCCGAGGTCGTCGCCGAGCTGATCGAGGCCCAGGACCGCTGGAGCGAGACCCCCGGCGTCGACACGCTGCTCGTCGAGGAATCCCCGACCCTGCTCGAACCGGGCTGGACCTATGCGTTCCACGCGCCTTTGAATCGGTCGGCCGCCGAGGCGCTCGGGCGGGCCGTCGCGGCGCGGCTGGGTCGACGGTTCGGCCGCGACGCGGCGTTCCAGGCCGCCGACCTCGGCTGGACGATCCGCCTGCCCGACGACGTGCGGATCGGCGAGGCCGACCTCGCCGAGATCGCCACTCTCGACGACCTGGCCGACGACGTGCTCGAAGGGGTCGACCGAGGCGAGCTGGCCGCGCGACGGTTTCGGCACGTCGCGGCGACGGCGCTGATGGTCCTGCGCAACCCGGAGCCGGGGAAGCGGGTCCGGGTCGGCGGCATGAACTGGGTCTACTCGCGTCTGTATCCGCTGGTCAAGGCGGCCTGCCCGAACCACCCCCTGCTCCGCGAGACCCGGCGCGAGATCCTTCACGAAGTCCTGGACGTCCCCGCCGCCGCGCGATGGCTGGAGACCCGGCCGACCCTCCGGCTGCGACGGCTGGCGGCGGCCTCGCCGTTCGCGACCGCCTGGATCGCACCCGGCGGCGACGAGTCGTTGCGCTACGATTCCCCGGCCGACGCCCTGCGGCGACTCCACGCCCGGATGACCGCCGCGGCCGGGGGCGGCTCGTGA
- a CDS encoding YXWGXW repeat-containing protein, producing MDRTSTSCNRQRIGPGARTLAAVWLVGLSAIYATARGQGPSGDSPDGVEVLTRGPVHEAFAVPVVNDPKPGLIISRTPPEAVEEMPPDQKPAGDDVQWMPGYWSWDQGRDDFVWVSGIWREPPPGRQWVPGYWNPVPNGSQWVPGAWIPVGQAAAPLDAEVGLAQGEAAYLPEPPASLEAGPNIPRPSTEVFWSPGCWFWRQARYVWRPGFWAAVQPTWVWVPAHYVWTPGGCLFVEGYWDLPLVDRGILFAPVYYARPVYLQPAYVYTPTITIAAPGLVANLFVQPTYNHYCFGDYYDSRFLSVGVFPWFSFSYQSGPRPPAYYDPLFTFYASVNVRSNPGWASRCRDDYVLRRDNIAMRPPRTYIEQTRIVQNNVNITNNVTIINQGRGGRPGTGAGHGPAAMIGRPIEQVAMRRPEPGAARLERLDVDARRQWQSRSRQMADFRVERAGRELEATPRPGPGAARPAQAQQQLAQARPRPFAMSASPVAAPRLDRAPAARPARPSRPQDQAVSLTEGPARPVAPRPLADRPNAVVARPERREPPVGRVPGPMAPRERPMPAAQPLQARNPAAPFPRPQPGPGGAAPAAPHRGIRNDPSRPRTRTVPPRWPAGRSRRNSPASSAPPPRGRGPRVGRKDRGPVRPGTGLCGGRCNKAQKLALLSKGNSILNAPWPGDLRRHLARTAPPPAPRRVARPRISPARIPDSIGPFGRAGSQSRRGCIGYDLDGSRGHSGVHHDRRQG from the coding sequence ATGGATCGCACATCGACGAGTTGCAACCGCCAGCGGATCGGACCCGGAGCCCGGACGCTGGCCGCCGTCTGGCTGGTCGGCCTGTCCGCCATCTACGCGACGGCGCGCGGCCAGGGGCCGTCGGGCGACTCCCCGGACGGCGTGGAAGTCCTGACCCGCGGGCCCGTCCACGAGGCGTTCGCGGTCCCCGTCGTCAACGACCCGAAACCCGGCCTGATCATCTCCAGGACCCCTCCCGAAGCCGTCGAGGAGATGCCCCCCGACCAGAAGCCGGCCGGCGACGACGTCCAATGGATGCCCGGCTACTGGAGCTGGGACCAGGGGCGCGACGACTTCGTCTGGGTCAGCGGGATCTGGCGCGAGCCCCCTCCGGGCCGACAGTGGGTCCCCGGGTACTGGAACCCGGTCCCCAACGGCTCGCAGTGGGTCCCCGGCGCCTGGATCCCGGTCGGCCAGGCCGCCGCGCCGCTCGACGCCGAAGTGGGGCTCGCGCAGGGCGAGGCCGCCTACCTCCCCGAGCCCCCCGCCAGCCTGGAGGCCGGCCCGAACATCCCCCGGCCCTCGACCGAGGTCTTCTGGAGCCCCGGCTGCTGGTTCTGGCGTCAGGCCCGCTACGTCTGGCGTCCCGGCTTCTGGGCGGCCGTCCAGCCGACCTGGGTCTGGGTCCCTGCGCACTACGTCTGGACGCCCGGTGGCTGCCTGTTCGTCGAAGGCTACTGGGACCTCCCCCTCGTCGATCGCGGCATCCTGTTCGCGCCGGTCTACTACGCCCGGCCGGTCTATCTGCAACCCGCCTACGTTTACACGCCCACGATCACCATCGCCGCACCGGGGCTGGTCGCCAACCTGTTCGTGCAGCCGACCTACAATCACTATTGCTTCGGCGACTACTACGACAGCCGGTTCCTCTCCGTGGGCGTCTTCCCCTGGTTCTCGTTCTCCTATCAGTCGGGGCCGCGACCCCCGGCCTACTACGACCCGCTGTTCACCTTCTATGCGTCGGTCAACGTGCGGAGCAATCCCGGCTGGGCCTCGCGGTGCCGCGACGACTACGTCCTTCGTCGGGACAACATCGCGATGCGCCCGCCCCGGACGTACATCGAGCAGACCCGGATCGTCCAGAACAACGTCAACATCACCAACAACGTGACCATCATCAACCAGGGACGCGGGGGGCGCCCAGGAACTGGTGCCGGGCACGGTCCGGCCGCGATGATCGGTCGTCCGATCGAGCAGGTCGCGATGCGACGGCCGGAGCCGGGCGCGGCGAGGCTGGAACGGCTCGACGTCGACGCCCGACGGCAATGGCAGTCGCGGTCTCGCCAAATGGCCGACTTCCGGGTCGAGCGCGCCGGGCGCGAGCTTGAGGCCACGCCTCGCCCCGGCCCGGGCGCGGCTCGCCCGGCCCAGGCTCAGCAGCAACTGGCGCAGGCCCGCCCCCGGCCGTTCGCAATGTCGGCCTCGCCCGTCGCCGCCCCGAGGCTCGATCGCGCCCCGGCCGCGCGCCCGGCCCGCCCGTCGCGCCCGCAGGATCAGGCGGTCTCGCTCACTGAAGGGCCCGCACGCCCGGTCGCCCCCCGACCTCTCGCCGACAGGCCGAACGCCGTGGTCGCGCGGCCGGAGCGTCGCGAGCCTCCGGTCGGCCGGGTCCCCGGCCCGATGGCCCCTCGCGAACGACCGATGCCCGCCGCCCAGCCCTTGCAGGCGCGGAACCCAGCGGCGCCCTTCCCCCGGCCTCAGCCCGGACCGGGCGGTGCGGCCCCGGCGGCACCGCACCGAGGAATCAGGAACGACCCATCCCGGCCGCGAACGCGAACCGTCCCGCCCCGATGGCCGGCCGGGCGTTCCCGCCGCAACAGTCCCGCGAGCTCGGCCCCGCCGCCCCGAGGCCGAGGGCCGAGAGTAGGCCGCAAGGACCGAGGGCCGGTGCGGCCAGGAACGGGCCTATGCGGAGGCCGATGCAACAAGGCCCAGAAGCTGGCTCTCCTCAGCAAAGGCAACTCAATCCTCAACGCCCCTTGGCCCGGCGACCTCCGCCGGCACCTCGCCCGGACGGCCCCGCCGCCCGCGCCGCGGCGCGTCGCCAGGCCGAGAATCAGCCCCGCCCGAATCCCTGATTCGATCGGTCCTTTCGGTCGCGCCGGTTCCCAATCCCGGCGCGGCTGTATAGGATATGACCTGGACGGAAGTCGAGGTCACTCCGGGGTACACCATGATCGACGGCAAGGATGA
- a CDS encoding ExeA family protein, translating into MYEAHYGLEQRPFGETARASAYVPLPSRDAALRRVRYGLEHGLGPALLYGGSGSGKTLAAFRLAAEIDAPTVHLTFPAMPAHDLLVHLAEELGGEPVAAPTMASALRRLREALAEFASRGARPLLIVDEAQLVQDALVFESLRLLLNFHADGLPVLSLLLVGTAEVLLQLPATLQDRLTARSLLPPLTLAETTAYVQGRLAASGGREPLFTPDALADLHRAALGVPRRLNHLADLGLLIAYAEGKPLVDPRIVAIASREFQSDPLAA; encoded by the coding sequence GTGTACGAAGCCCATTACGGTCTCGAACAGCGACCGTTCGGCGAAACCGCCCGCGCGTCGGCCTACGTCCCGCTCCCCAGCCGGGACGCGGCCCTTCGACGCGTGCGCTATGGCCTGGAGCACGGCCTGGGCCCCGCCCTGCTCTACGGCGGCTCGGGATCGGGCAAGACCCTGGCGGCCTTCCGCCTCGCCGCCGAGATCGACGCGCCGACGGTCCACCTGACCTTTCCGGCCATGCCCGCCCACGACCTCCTCGTCCACCTTGCGGAGGAACTCGGCGGCGAGCCCGTCGCGGCCCCGACGATGGCGTCGGCCCTGCGGCGGCTTCGCGAGGCCCTGGCGGAATTCGCCTCGCGCGGGGCGCGGCCGCTGCTGATCGTGGACGAGGCCCAGCTCGTCCAGGACGCCTTGGTGTTCGAGTCGCTCCGCCTGCTCCTCAACTTCCACGCCGACGGCCTCCCCGTCCTTTCGCTCCTCCTGGTCGGCACCGCCGAGGTTTTGCTGCAACTCCCCGCGACCTTGCAGGACCGCCTGACGGCCCGAAGCCTGCTGCCGCCGTTGACGCTGGCGGAGACGACGGCGTACGTGCAGGGGCGGCTCGCGGCGTCCGGCGGTCGCGAGCCCCTGTTCACCCCCGACGCCCTCGCCGATCTCCATCGCGCCGCGCTAGGCGTCCCCAGGCGCCTGAACCACCTCGCCGACCTCGGCCTCCTGATCGCCTACGCCGAGGGGAAGCCGCTCGTCGACCCCCGGATCGTCGCGATCGCCTCCCGCGAATTCCAGTCCGATCCCCTGGCCGCCTGA
- a CDS encoding CpsD/CapB family tyrosine-protein kinase — MRPSQVYQPPAPPPAGKLEWPEVVDVLERSWGDRFRQMADRILEARDRKGVKVLLFTSCHRAEGRTTLVLTLARALAGRPIKTLLVDADLSGPMLGRSLGIRCDVGLDDVVEDGKAVEDALIESAGDRLWVLPMRAAVSRPRDFLASAAWACTMARLRRDFDLVLIDGGPLFAGLSAAVLHRSVDAAVLVHSRDATGERSILRAREVLEAGGVPLLGLAETFA; from the coding sequence GTGCGGCCCTCCCAGGTGTATCAGCCTCCGGCTCCCCCTCCCGCCGGCAAGCTCGAATGGCCCGAGGTCGTCGACGTTCTGGAACGCTCCTGGGGCGATCGCTTCCGGCAGATGGCCGACCGGATTCTCGAGGCCCGCGATCGCAAGGGAGTCAAGGTCCTTCTCTTCACGAGTTGCCATCGCGCCGAAGGCCGCACGACGCTCGTGCTCACTCTGGCCCGCGCCCTGGCGGGACGGCCGATCAAGACCTTGCTCGTCGACGCCGACCTCTCCGGTCCGATGCTCGGACGTTCCCTCGGGATTCGCTGCGACGTCGGGCTCGACGACGTGGTCGAGGACGGCAAGGCCGTCGAGGACGCGCTGATCGAGTCGGCCGGCGACCGGCTCTGGGTCCTGCCGATGCGCGCCGCGGTCTCGCGGCCCAGGGACTTCCTGGCGAGCGCCGCCTGGGCCTGCACCATGGCCCGATTGCGTCGCGATTTCGACCTGGTGCTGATCGACGGCGGCCCGCTGTTCGCCGGGCTCTCGGCGGCCGTGCTCCATCGCTCGGTCGACGCGGCGGTCCTGGTCCACAGCCGAGACGCCACCGGCGAGCGCTCGATCTTGCGGGCTCGCGAGGTGCTCGAAGCCGGCGGCGTCCCCCTGCTCGGGCTCGCCGAGACGTTCGCCTGA
- a CDS encoding matrixin family metalloprotease: MRQSQRRSRGGHSPAPDRRSRPKLEGLESRLLLYATLNAKWNYGERITYSFVPDGTTLGGVPSTLFQTLDARYSRTTWQEEIASAAAVWQRYANINLVQVSDAGQSIGSSGWQQGDDRFGDIRFSAIPLSTGTLGAAYSPPPINGGTLAGDIVLNSSISWMIDAHYDLKTVAIHEFGHALGMSHSQIGQAVMWSYYTSIKQTLNSDDISGIRSVYDPREYDHWNSGGRSNLMYWDAVSMDGARNPATNQITVANLQITDPGQTEWYWVTIPSNNIGRFSATVQSTNLSLLAPRVTVFDASLNSKGDKYLYGYGGTAKVDVTNVTAGQGFFIRVAGGFGGSTGAFALQINFSANDMPPVAPPYTKVPYQMGTGGGISTMAQGEDHGHDHGLESVQIGNLLAWGEPLFAVGVARPSPTALMRFAASMSPSPTVKTDFGLMAAAASDASILGGWGGGAYAFSPGWSSGFPTSADSVDQALTVWGVDGGFGWSSALRRKGATH, translated from the coding sequence ATGCGACAATCCCAGCGTCGCTCACGCGGTGGTCATTCGCCGGCCCCCGATCGCCGCTCGCGGCCGAAGCTGGAGGGCCTTGAATCGCGGCTCCTCCTCTACGCCACCCTCAACGCCAAGTGGAACTACGGGGAGAGGATCACCTACAGTTTCGTCCCGGACGGCACGACGCTCGGCGGGGTCCCCAGCACACTCTTCCAGACGCTGGACGCTCGCTACTCGAGGACGACCTGGCAGGAGGAGATCGCCTCGGCGGCGGCCGTCTGGCAAAGGTATGCGAACATCAATCTCGTCCAGGTCTCCGACGCGGGCCAGTCCATCGGCTCTTCGGGTTGGCAGCAGGGCGACGACCGCTTCGGCGACATCCGGTTCAGCGCGATCCCCCTGTCGACCGGGACGCTTGGCGCGGCCTACTCGCCGCCGCCGATCAACGGCGGCACCCTGGCCGGGGACATCGTGCTCAACTCGTCCATCAGTTGGATGATCGACGCCCACTACGACCTGAAGACGGTCGCCATTCATGAGTTCGGCCACGCCCTGGGCATGAGCCATTCGCAGATCGGCCAGGCCGTGATGTGGTCGTATTACACGTCGATCAAGCAGACCTTGAACTCCGACGACATCAGCGGAATCCGGTCGGTCTACGATCCCCGCGAGTACGACCACTGGAACAGCGGCGGTCGCAGCAACCTGATGTACTGGGACGCCGTGAGCATGGACGGCGCAAGGAACCCCGCCACGAATCAGATCACGGTGGCGAACCTCCAAATCACCGATCCGGGGCAGACCGAGTGGTACTGGGTCACGATCCCCAGCAACAACATCGGCCGCTTCTCCGCCACGGTCCAATCCACGAACCTGAGCCTCCTGGCGCCGAGGGTCACCGTCTTCGACGCCTCCCTGAACAGCAAGGGCGACAAATATCTGTACGGCTACGGCGGGACCGCCAAGGTCGACGTGACCAACGTCACGGCCGGGCAGGGCTTCTTCATCCGGGTGGCCGGCGGATTCGGCGGCTCGACCGGCGCGTTCGCGCTGCAGATCAACTTCAGCGCGAACGACATGCCCCCGGTCGCGCCGCCGTACACCAAGGTCCCCTACCAGATGGGAACCGGAGGCGGCATCAGCACGATGGCCCAGGGCGAGGATCACGGTCACGATCACGGACTGGAGAGCGTCCAGATCGGCAATCTCCTCGCCTGGGGAGAACCGCTGTTCGCCGTCGGCGTGGCCCGGCCCTCGCCGACGGCCCTGATGCGATTCGCCGCGTCCATGAGTCCATCTCCGACCGTCAAGACCGACTTCGGCCTCATGGCCGCGGCGGCGTCCGACGCGAGCATCCTCGGCGGGTGGGGAGGGGGCGCGTACGCGTTCTCTCCCGGCTGGAGCAGCGGATTCCCAACCTCGGCCGACTCGGTCGACCAGGCGTTGACGGTCTGGGGGGTCGACGGCGGTTTCGGCTGGTCTTCGGCCCTGAGGCGAAAGGGCGCGACCCATTGA
- a CDS encoding ANTAR domain-containing response regulator: MIRPLRIAVADDERDMRDYFQTILPRLGHVVSAAARDGLELIDACRAETPDLIITDVKMPGLDGIEAARRIYERTPVPIILVSAHHDADVLERAGREHILAFLVKPIKQADVEPAIVVAVSRFEQFQALRKETADLRQALEDRKLIEKAKGLLMRRTGLGETDAFRRLQRLASDRNRKLVDIAQMILTADEAFQADA; encoded by the coding sequence ATGATTCGACCGCTACGCATCGCCGTCGCCGACGACGAGCGCGACATGCGCGACTACTTCCAGACGATCCTCCCCCGCCTGGGGCACGTCGTCTCCGCCGCCGCCCGCGACGGCCTGGAGTTGATCGACGCCTGCCGCGCCGAGACCCCCGACCTCATCATCACCGACGTCAAGATGCCCGGCCTCGACGGGATCGAGGCCGCTCGGCGGATCTACGAACGCACGCCGGTCCCCATCATCCTCGTCTCGGCCCACCACGACGCCGACGTCCTGGAACGCGCCGGCCGCGAGCACATCCTGGCGTTCCTGGTCAAGCCGATCAAGCAGGCCGACGTCGAGCCGGCGATCGTCGTGGCCGTCAGTCGATTCGAGCAATTCCAGGCGCTTCGCAAGGAAACCGCCGACCTGCGCCAGGCGCTGGAAGACCGGAAGCTCATCGAGAAGGCCAAGGGGCTGCTGATGAGACGAACCGGGCTCGGCGAGACGGACGCATTCCGCCGTCTCCAGCGGCTGGCCAGCGATCGCAACCGAAAGCTGGTCGACATCGCCCAGATGATCCTGACGGCCGACGAGGCATTCCAGGCCGACGCCTGA